The following proteins come from a genomic window of Hoplias malabaricus isolate fHopMal1 chromosome 15, fHopMal1.hap1, whole genome shotgun sequence:
- the myo7ab gene encoding unconventional myosin-VIIa isoform X1, whose protein sequence is MVILQQGDYIWLDPKTGHEFDVPLGAVVKLCDSGQIQVLDDEGQEHWISPQNANNIKPMHPTSIHGVEDMIQLGDLNEAGILRNLFIRYKERVIYTYTGSILVAVNPYHLLPIYTADHIRLYTNKKIGEMPPHIFGIADNCYFNMQRNCKDQCCIISGESGAGKTESTKLILQFLAAISGQHSWIEQQVLEANPILEAFGNAKTIRNDNSSRFGKYVDIHFNKRGAIEGAKIEQYLLEKSRVCRQAPDERNYHIFYCMLKGMSAEQKTKLGLGLATDYNYLTMGNCTVCDGRDDMKEYSSILSAMKVLMFTDTENWEIFKLLAAILHMGNLRFEARIFKNLDACVVVRSPDLTKAAALLEVDPLDVMTCLTTRTLITRGESVSTPLSVNQGLDVRDAFVKGIYGRLFVWIVDKINAAIYRVPSTEDIVIRRSIGLLDIFGFENFTINSFEQLCINFANENLQQFFVRHVFKLEQEEYNLERINWQHIEFTDNQDALDMIAIKPMNIISLIDEESKFPKGTDTTMLSKLNSQHKLNINYIPPKHSHETYFGIQHFAGLVHYETKGFLEKNRDSLHSDIIQLVHSSKNKFIKQIFQADVAMGVETRKRSPTLSSQFKRSLEQLMQTLSVCQPFFVRCIKPNELKKPMLFDRALCVRQLRYSGMMETIRIRRAGYPIRYTFAEFVDRYRVLMPGVKPAYKQEDLRGTCRNIVVAVLGRNEDWQIGRTKIFFKDHHDMQLEIERDKAITDKVILIQKAVRGMKDRANFLKARRAIILIQKMWRGYICRKKYRVMRAGFLRLQALCRSRKHYLAYRDTRTRIILLQGCCRGFLIRRTFYKRLHAIHTIQAHARGMIARRQCKRLRLERERRLEAERQRLAEEENLRNQMTARRARAEAERKHQQRLEELAREQEERERAEREAARRKKELLVQMEQARHEPVSDSDMVDKMFGFLGNSTCLPNLEGEAPAGFEDLEQASRDYEEDSTDEALPLPDEEQEDLSEYTFAKFAATYFQGNTTYTYIRRPLKQPLLFHEDEGDQLAALAVWVTVLRFMGDLPEPKYQISISDGSEKIPVMTKIYETLGKRTYKRELQALQGEEESSITDSQKRNSVRHKLVSLTLKKKSKITEEVTRRLTDGDYSLQGNSMLEDRPTSNLEKLHFIIGNGILRPALRDEIYCQICKQLTQNPSKTSHARGWILLSLCVGCFAPSEKFVKYLRKFIKAGPPGYAPYCEERLRRTSVNKTRTQPPSWLELQATKSKKPIMLPVTFMDGTTKTLLTDSATTAKELCNALADKIGLKDRFGFSLYIALFDKVSSLGSGKDHVMDAVSQCEQYAKEQGAQERNAPWRLFFRKEIFTPWHNPAEDSVATNLIYQQIVRGVKFGEYRCDREEDLAELASQQYYVEYGAEILQDRLLSLIPSYIPDREISSSRTMDKWAQVIIASHKKGIYTQKRFDPQRVKEEVVDFARFKWPLLFSRFYEAFKFSGPSLPKNDVIVAVNWTGVYFVDEQEQVLLELSFPEITAVSSSRGGKLQGQSFTLATVKGDEYTFTSNNAEDIRELVVAFLDGLRKRSKFVVALMDSHSTAAHDSSFLSFSKGDLILLDEHTGEHVLTSGWAHGVNDRTKKRGDFPADSVYVLPTVTRPQYDIVALVTMSPDQRKESISLSQQLNITESEEKVKPYSLEEFSYDHFRPPPKSTLSRVMITKGRGKDKLWCCSREPLKQPLLKKVLNHEELSQDACLAFIAIMKYMGDYPSKRTRSVNELTDQIFEGALKAEPLKDEIFCQIMKQLTENLVKYSEEKGWELLWLCTGLFPPSNNLLPHVQKFLQSRKHHPLAPDCMQRLQKALRNGSRKYPPHLVEVEAIQHKSTQIFHKVYFPDDTDEAFEVESSTKAKDFCLNISGRMMVKSSEGFSLFVKISDKVISVPDGDFFFDFVRHLTDWIKKARPVKDGIVPSLTYQVYFMKKLWTNTVPGKDSMADSIFHYHQELPKYLRGYHKCTVDEVFQLAALIYRVKFEEDKSQFINIPKILKELVPQDQIRQLSPDDWKRSIVACFNKHAGKAQEEAKLMFLKIVYKWPTFGSAFFEVKQVTDPNFPEILLIAINKHGVSLIDPKTKDILMTHPFTKISNWSSGNTYFHITIGNLVRGSKLLCETSLGYKMDDLLTSYISQMLTTMTKQRSSHGNSK, encoded by the exons ATGGTCATTCTGCAGCAG GGAGACTATATCTGGTTGGATCCTAAGACAGGCCATGAATTTGATGTACCTCTTGGAGCTGTGGTCAAGCTCTGTGATTCAGGCCAAATCCAGGTCTTGGATGATGAGGGTCAG GAGCACTGGATCTCCCCTCAGAATGCCAATAACATAAAGCCCATGCACCCCACCTCCATCCATGGAGTGGAGGACATGATTCAGCTGGGGGATCTGAATGAGGCGGGCATCCTCCGAAACCTCTTCATCCGCTACAAAGAGAGGGTCATTTAC ACATACACAGGGTCAATCCTAGTTGCAGTGAACCCCTATCATCTGCTGCCGATCTACACAGCAGATCATATCCGCCTCTACACCAATAAAAAGATCGGTGAAATGCCCCCACACATCTTTGGCATTGCTGACAACTGCTACTTCAACATGCAACGGAACTGTAAGGACCAGTGCTGCATCATCAG TGGTGAGTCTGGGGCAGGAAAAACAGAGAGCACGAAGCTGATCCTACAATTTCTGGCTGCTATCAGTGGACAGCACTCGTGGATCGAGCAGCAGGTTCTGGAGGCCAATCCCATCCTAGAAG CATTTGGTAATGCTAAGACCATACGCAACGACAACTCCAGCCGATTTGGGAAGTATGTTGATATTCATTTCAACAAGAGAGGAGCCATTGAGGGGGCGAAGATAGAACAGTATCTGCTTGAGAAGTCAAGAGTCTGCAGGCAG GCGCCAGATGAGAGAAACTACCACATATTCTACTGCATGCTGAAGGGCATGAGTGCAGAACAGAAGACCAAGCTGGGACTGGGCCTGGCCACAGACTACAACTATCTGACCATG GGGAACTGTACTGTGTGTGATGGGAGAGATGATATGAAGGAGTACTCCAGCATCCTGTCAGCCATGAAGGTCCTTATgttcacagacacagaaaactGGGAGATCTTCAAACTGTTGGCTGCCATCCTGCACATGGGCAACCTGCGCTTTGAGG CCCGCATCTTCAAAAACCTGGACGCCTGCGTAGTGGTGCGTTCTCCTGACCTTACTAAAGCAGCAGCTCTGCTGGAG GTGGACCCTCTGGATGTAATGACGTGCTTGACCACTCGCACACTTATCACACGAGGGGAGAGTGTGTCCACCCCTCTCAGTGTGAATCAAGGGCTTGATGTACGAGATGCATTTGTCAAG GGTATATATGGGAGGTTGTTTGTCTGGATAGTGGACAAAATAAATGCTGCAATCTACAGGGTCCCGTCCACTGAGGACATTGTTATACGCAGGTCCATTGGGCTTCTTGATATCTTTGGCTTTGAGAATTTCACCATTAACAG CTTTGAGCAGCTCTGCATTAACTTTGCCAATGAGAATCTGCAGCAGTTCTTTGTGCGACATGTTTTCAAGTTGGAACAGGAGGAGTACAACCTGGAGCGCATTAACTGGCAGCACATCGAGTTCACTGACAACCAGGATGCCCTGGACATGATTGCTATCAAACCCATGAACATTATTTCCCTCATCGATGAGGAGAGCAAATTCCCCAAG ggaaCTGACACCACCATGCTGAGCAAACTGAACTCCCAGCATAAACTCAACATCAACTATATCCCCCCTAAACACAGTCACGAGACCTATTTTGGCATTCAGCACTTTGCTGGTTTGGTCCACTATGAAACTAAAG GTTTTTTGGAGAAGAACAGGGACAGCCTCCACAGTGACATCATCCAGTTGGTGCACTCCTCCAAGAACAAATTCATCAAACAGATCTTTCAGGCTGATGTTGCAATG GGTGTGGAGACCAGAAAGCGCTCCCCAACTCTGAGCAGTCAGTTTAAACGTTCTCTGGAGCAGCTCATGCagactctgagtgtgtgtcagccATTCTTTGTACGCTGCATCAAGCCCAACGAGCTCAAAAAGCCAATG TTGTTTGATCGAGCACTGTGTGTACGGCAGCTGCGGTATTCCGGGATGATGGAGACCATTCGGATCCGTAGGGCTGGATACCCTATTCGTTATACTTTCGCTGAGTTTGTGGACCGTTACAGGGTTCTCATGCCTGGAGTCAAACCTGCCTATAAACAG GAGGATCTGAGGGGGACCTGTCGGAATATCGTGGTGGCAGTCTTGGGACGAAATGAAGACTGGCAGATTGGGAGGACAAAGATATTCTTCAAG GATCACCATGACATGCAGCTGGAGATTGAGAGGGACAAGGCCATCACAGATAAGGTCATCCTTATTCAGAAAGCAGTGCGGGGAATGAAAGACAG GGCCAACTTCCTGAAGGCTAGGAGAGCCATTATATTGATCCAGAAAATGTGGAGAGGCTATATCTGTAGAAAGAAGTACAGAGTG ATGCGAGCAGGTTTCCTCCGGCTCCAGGCCCTGTGCCGTTCCCGGAAGCATTACCTGGCGTATCGCGATACCAGGACACGCATCATTCTGCTGCAGGGCTGCTGCCGTGGTTTTCTAATCAGGCGGACATTCTACAAACGTTTACATGCCATCCACACCATCCAGGCCCATGCTCGTGGAATGATTGCACGTAGACAATGCAAACGCCTCAGACTAGAG AGAGAGCGCCGGCTAGAAGCTGAGCGTCAGCGTCTGGCTGAGGAGGAGAATTTGAGGAACCAGATGACGGCGAGGCGGGCGAGGGCTGAGGCTGAGAGGAAGCATCAGCAGCGTCTGGAGGAGCTGGCTCGTGaacaggaggagagagagagggctgagCGAGAGGCAGCACGCAGGAAGAAAGAGTTGCTGGTGCAAATGGAGCAGGCCAGGCACGAACCAGTCAGCGACTCAGACATGGTGGACAAGATGTTCGGCTTTCTGGGCAACTCCACGTGCCTGCCCAACCTGGAGGGAGAAGCACCTGCAGGCTTTGAG GACCTAGAGCAGGCATCTAGGGACTATGAAGAGGACAGCACTGATGAGGCTCTTCCTCTTCCTGATGAGGAACAGGAGGATCTATCAGAATACACATTTGCAAAATTTGCTGCTACATACTTCCAAGGAAATACAACATACACATATATTCGCCGCCCGCTCAAACAGCCTCTGCTTTTCCATGAAGATGAAGGAGATCAGCTG GCTGCTCTGGCTGTGTGGGTGACAGTACTGAGGTTTATGGGAGATCTGCCTGAACCCAAGTACCAGATCAGCATCAGTGATGGGAGTGAGAAAATCCCGGTCATGACCAAGATCTATGAGACTCTGGGCAAAAGAACATACAAAAGAGAGCTACAGGCCCtgcagggggaggaggag AGTTCCATTACTGACAGCCAAAAGAGAAACAGTGTCAGGCATAAACTGGTGTCTCTCACACTGAAGAAAAAGTCCAAAATTACTGAGGAG GTGACCAGACGACTGACTGATGGTGACTACAGCTTGCAGGGGAACAGCATGCTTGAGGACCGGCCCACTTCCAACTTGGAGAAACTCCACTTCATCATTGGCAATGGCATCCTTCGCCCTGCCCTAAG AGATGAGATTTACTGTCAGATTTGTAAGCAGCTGACTCAGAACCCGTCCAAAACCAGTCATGCTCGTGGCTGGATCCTGCTCTCTTTGTGTGTGGGCTGCTTCGCACCTTCAGAGAAATTTGTCAAA TATCTGCGTAAGTTCATCAAAGCCGGGCCTCCAGGCTATGCTCCATATTGTGAAGAAAGATTGAGACGCACTTCTGTGAACAAGACAAGAACTCAGCCTCCCTCTTGGCTTGAGCTGCAG GCCACTAAATCCAAGAAACCTATCATGCTGCCAGTGACCTTCATGGACGGCACCACTAAGACCCTGCTGACTGATTCAGCCACCACAGCCAAAGAGCTCTGTAATGCTCTGGCCGACAAGATTGGCCTCAAGGACCGCTTTGGCTTCTCCTTGTACATCGCTCTGTTTGACAAG GTTTCATCTCTGGGAAGTGGAAAGGACCATGTAATGGATGCAGTGTCACAGTGTGAGCAGTACGCCAAAGAGCAAGGGGCTCAGGAGCGTAACGCTCCCTGGAGGCTGTTCTTCAGGAAAGAAATTTTCACACCCTGGCACAACCCTGCTGAGGACAGTGTAGCCACTAACCTCATCTATCAGCAGATCGTCCGTGGAGTGAAGTTTGGAGAGTACCGCTGTGATAGG GAGGAGGACTTGGCTGAGCTGGCCTCTCAGCAGTATTATGTAGAGTATGGAGCAGAAATTCTGCAGGACCGTCTGCTGAGCCTCATACCTTCCTACATCCCTGACCGAGAAATCAGTTCATCCAGAACCATGGATAAGTGGGCCCAGGTCATCATAGCATCTCACAAAAAG GGAATATACACACAGAAGAGATTCGATCcacagagagtgaaagaggagGTGGTGGATTTCGCTCGCTTCAAGTGGCCTTTGCTTTTCTCACGCTTCTATGAGGCCTTCAAGTTCTCAG GGCCCAGTCTGCCAAAGAATGATGTGATAGTAGCAGTGAACTGGACAGGCGTTTACTTTGTGGATGAACAAGAGCAGGTCCTTTTGGAGCTTTCCTTTCCTGAAATCACTGCAGTATCCAGCAGCAG AGGAGGTAAGCTCCAGGGTCAGAGTTTCACTCTGGCCACTGTTAAAGGAGATGAATACACTTTCACTTCCAACAATGCTGAAGACATCAGAGAGCTGGTTGTCGCCTTCCTAGATGGCCTTCGAAAGCGATCAAAGTTTGTGGTGGCCCTGATGGACAGCCATAGCACTG ctgcacatgactcCTCTTTCCTGAGTTTCTCAAAGGGAGATTTGATTCTGTTGGACGAACACACGGGAGAGCACGTGCTGACCTCAGGCTGGGCTCATGGAGTCAATGACAGGACAAAGAAGAGAGGAGACTTCCCTGCAGACAGTGTCTATGTCCTGCCAACTGTCACCAGACCACAGTATGACATAGTG GCCTTGGTAACTATGTCTCCAGATCAGAGGAAGGAATCAATAAGTTTATCACAACAGTTGAACATAACAGAGAGTGAGGAGAAGGTGAAGCCCTATTCTTTGGAGGAGTTCTCCTATGATCACTTCAG ACCTCCCCCAAAGAGCACCCTAAGCCGTGTAATGATTACTAAAGGCAGAGGAAAGGATAAGCTGTGGTGCTGCTCCAGAGAGCCTCTGAAGCAGCCCCTGCTCAAAAAGGTCCTGAACCATGAGGAACTCTCCCAGGACGCCTGCCTAGCCTTCATTG CCATCATGAAGTATATGGGTGACTACCCTTCTAAAAGAACCCGCTCTGTTAATGAACTCACTGATCAGATCTTTGAGGGAGCCCTGAAGGCTGAGCCACTGAAGGACGAAATCTTCTGCCAGATCATGAAGCAACTGACTGAGAACCTTGTGAA ATATAGTGAAGAAAAGGGCTGGGAGCTGCTGTGGCTTTGTACTGGTCTTTTTCCTCCCAGTAACAATCTCCTGCCTCATGTGCAGAAGTTTCTGCAGTCCAGAAAGCACCATCCCCTGGCGCCGGACTGCATGCAGAGGTTACAGAAAGCCTTGAG AAACGGCTCTAGGAAATATCCTCCTCACCTGGTGGAAGTGGAAGCCATCCAACACAAATCTACACAGATCTTTCATAAAGTTTATTTCCCTGATGACACAGATGAG GCTTTTGAAGTAGAGTCAAGCACAAAGGCCAAAGACTTCTGTCTGAACATTTCTGGCAGAATGATGGTCAAATCGTCCGAGGGCTTCAGCCTGTTTGTCAAAATTTCTGACAAG GTCATCAGTGTGCCAGATGGAGACTTCTTTTTTGACTTTGTAAGACACCTCACTGACTGGATCAAAAAAGCCAGACCTGTAAAGGATG GTATCGTGCCTTCACTGACATACCAGGTTTATTTCATGAAGAAACTGTGGACTAATACGGTGCCAGGAAAAGACTCAATGGCTGA